A single window of Bradyrhizobium daqingense DNA harbors:
- a CDS encoding aspartate ammonia-lyase, with product MSRTEQDFLGQREIADDIYYGVQTIRGKENFHITGIPMNQEPYFVKALGYVKKAAAMANRDLGAIDAKVADAIILGCDRVIAGDMMDQFVTDFIQGGAGTSTNMNANEVIANLALESLGFGKGDYQHVSPNDHVNYGQSTNDTYPTAFRLALILRLESYMTALRQLQEAFFAKGREFDRVLKMGRTHLQDAVPMSLGAEFRGWGTTIGEEVDRISEARALLREINLGATAIGTSVTAAVGYPKLAVRHLSALTGVDFILAGDLVEATSDTGAYVQLSGVLKRTASKLTKICNDIRLLASGPRAGFNEINLPQLQPGSSIMPGKVNPVIPEVVNQTSFLVIGLDTTVTLAASAGQLQLNVMEPVISFALFFSIRTMERAVNSLRENCVVGITANEEHTRNMVLNSLGIVTVLKPLLGYKQCAEIAREGYKSGKSLHQIVVIERKLLTQERWDEMFSFERLINPDLIA from the coding sequence ATGAGCCGTACGGAGCAGGATTTCCTCGGACAGCGCGAGATCGCCGACGATATCTATTACGGCGTTCAGACCATCCGGGGTAAGGAGAACTTCCACATCACCGGCATTCCGATGAACCAGGAGCCTTACTTCGTGAAGGCACTTGGTTACGTCAAGAAGGCCGCCGCCATGGCCAATCGCGATCTCGGCGCGATCGACGCCAAAGTCGCGGACGCGATCATCCTGGGCTGCGATCGCGTCATCGCCGGCGACATGATGGACCAGTTCGTCACCGACTTCATCCAGGGCGGCGCCGGCACGTCGACCAACATGAATGCCAACGAGGTGATCGCCAACCTCGCGCTGGAATCGCTCGGCTTCGGCAAGGGCGACTATCAGCATGTCAGCCCCAACGATCACGTCAATTACGGCCAGTCCACCAATGACACCTATCCGACCGCCTTTCGGCTGGCGCTGATCCTGCGGCTCGAGAGCTACATGACGGCGCTGCGCCAGCTCCAGGAGGCGTTCTTCGCCAAGGGCCGCGAGTTCGACCGCGTGCTGAAGATGGGACGCACGCATCTCCAGGACGCGGTGCCGATGTCGCTCGGTGCGGAATTCCGGGGATGGGGCACCACGATCGGCGAGGAGGTCGACCGCATCTCCGAGGCGCGCGCCCTGCTGCGCGAGATCAATCTCGGCGCGACCGCGATCGGCACGTCGGTCACGGCCGCCGTCGGCTATCCAAAACTCGCGGTCCGGCATCTGAGTGCGCTGACCGGTGTCGACTTCATCCTCGCCGGTGATCTCGTCGAGGCGACCTCCGACACCGGCGCCTATGTGCAGCTCTCTGGCGTCCTCAAGCGCACCGCCAGCAAGCTGACCAAGATCTGCAACGACATCCGCCTGCTCGCCTCGGGCCCGCGCGCCGGCTTCAACGAGATCAACCTGCCGCAGCTTCAGCCGGGCTCCTCGATCATGCCCGGCAAGGTCAATCCGGTGATCCCCGAGGTGGTCAACCAGACCAGCTTCCTGGTCATCGGCCTCGACACCACGGTGACGCTGGCGGCTTCCGCCGGCCAGCTCCAGCTCAACGTGATGGAGCCGGTGATCTCGTTCGCGCTGTTCTTCTCGATCCGAACCATGGAGCGTGCCGTCAACAGCCTGCGCGAGAATTGCGTCGTGGGCATCACCGCCAACGAGGAGCATACCCGCAACATGGTGCTGAACTCGCTCGGCATCGTCACCGTGCTGAAGCCGCTGCTCGGCTACAAGCAATGCGCCGAGATCGCGCGCGAGGGCTACAAGAGCGGCAAGTCGCTGCACCAGATCGTCGTGATCGAACGCAAGCTGCTGACGCAGGAGAGATGGGACGAGATGTTCTCGTTCGAGCGGCTGATCAATCCGGATTTGATCGCGTAG
- a CDS encoding NAD(P)H-dependent flavin oxidoreductase gives MSMPALFKGRLSIPVIGSPLFIISVPDLVIAQCKAGVVGSFPALNARPPELLDEWLARITEELAAYDRAHPERPSAPFAVNQIVHKSNNRLDHDMQLCAKYKVPMIISSLGAREELNQAVHGWGGIVFHDVINQKFAHKAIEKGADGLILVAAGAGGHAGTISPLAFVAETRKWFDGPIALSGAIGNGKAIRAARILGADFAYIGSAFIATKEANAVDRYKEMIAGSSADDIVYSNLFTGVHGNYLKPSILAAGMDPEDLPTSDPSKMNFGTDASGERAKPKAWKEIWGSGQGIGSVDGIVPAADLIARFKKEYEEAIDPPL, from the coding sequence ATGTCCATGCCTGCCTTGTTCAAGGGACGCCTGTCGATCCCCGTGATCGGTTCGCCGCTCTTCATCATCTCGGTGCCCGACCTCGTGATCGCGCAGTGCAAGGCGGGCGTGGTCGGCTCGTTTCCGGCACTGAACGCGCGGCCGCCGGAGCTGCTCGACGAGTGGCTGGCGCGGATCACCGAAGAGCTCGCGGCCTATGACCGCGCGCATCCCGAGCGGCCGTCGGCGCCGTTTGCGGTCAACCAGATCGTGCACAAGTCGAACAATCGTCTCGACCACGACATGCAGCTCTGCGCCAAGTACAAGGTGCCGATGATCATCTCCTCGCTCGGGGCGCGCGAGGAACTGAACCAGGCTGTGCACGGCTGGGGCGGCATCGTCTTCCACGACGTGATCAACCAGAAATTCGCGCACAAGGCCATCGAGAAGGGCGCCGACGGCCTGATCCTGGTCGCGGCCGGCGCCGGCGGCCATGCCGGCACCATCTCGCCGCTCGCTTTCGTCGCCGAGACGCGGAAGTGGTTCGACGGTCCGATCGCGCTGTCGGGGGCGATCGGCAACGGCAAGGCGATCCGTGCGGCGCGCATTCTCGGCGCAGATTTCGCCTATATCGGCTCCGCCTTCATCGCGACCAAGGAAGCCAACGCGGTCGACAGGTACAAGGAGATGATCGCGGGCTCGAGCGCCGACGACATCGTCTATTCCAATCTCTTCACCGGCGTGCACGGCAATTATCTGAAGCCCTCGATCCTCGCCGCCGGCATGGATCCGGAAGACCTGCCGACTTCCGATCCCTCCAAGATGAACTTCGGCACCGACGCCTCCGGTGAGCGCGCCAAGCCGAAGGCCTGGAAGGAGATCTGGGGAAGCGGCCAGGGCATCGGCAGCGTCGACGGCATCGTACCCGCCGCCGACCTGATCGCGCGCTTCAAAAAGGAATACGAGGAAGCGATCGATCCGCCGTTGTGA
- a CDS encoding thioesterase family protein, which produces MSAIYRVDGNNVVTSPDAAGPWDRRMQHGSAPASLVTWAAERIPTPVLMNIARVTIDLMRPVPVAPLTIATEILREGRKIQLCEIKLLADGVQVVGATVLKIKAQAQTLPADVKELPVTLPSPEDSLVEDGHAATSPFVRSVSMRAARGRFGQAGAGAIWFRVDHPLIEGEAISQAMRAVVAADFSNGTASTLDFRAWTYINADLTVSFSRQPVGEWILLDGESWIGPDGAGLAMSRLADRQGYFGRAVQSLVIEKR; this is translated from the coding sequence ATGTCCGCCATCTATCGCGTCGACGGCAACAACGTCGTCACCAGCCCGGATGCAGCCGGTCCCTGGGACCGGCGCATGCAGCATGGTTCGGCGCCGGCGTCGCTGGTGACGTGGGCGGCCGAACGCATCCCGACACCGGTGCTGATGAACATCGCGCGCGTGACCATCGACCTGATGCGTCCGGTGCCGGTCGCGCCGCTCACGATTGCGACCGAAATCCTGCGTGAGGGCCGCAAGATCCAGCTCTGCGAGATCAAGCTGCTGGCGGATGGCGTGCAGGTGGTCGGTGCCACCGTGCTCAAGATCAAGGCGCAGGCGCAGACGCTGCCCGCTGACGTCAAAGAGCTGCCGGTGACGTTGCCGTCACCCGAGGACTCGCTGGTCGAGGACGGTCACGCCGCCACCAGCCCGTTCGTGCGATCCGTCTCGATGCGCGCCGCGCGCGGCCGCTTCGGCCAGGCCGGCGCGGGCGCGATCTGGTTTCGCGTCGACCATCCGCTCATCGAAGGCGAGGCCATCTCGCAGGCGATGCGCGCCGTGGTCGCCGCCGACTTCTCCAACGGCACGGCCTCAACGCTCGACTTCCGCGCCTGGACCTACATCAACGCCGATCTCACCGTGAGCTTTTCGCGCCAGCCGGTCGGCGAGTGGATATTGCTCGACGGTGAATCCTGGATTGGCCCCGACGGCGCCGGCCTTGCGATGTCACGTCTTGCCGACAGGCAAGGCTATTTCGGCCGTGCGGTGCAGAGTCTCGTGATCGAGAAGCGGTGA
- a CDS encoding AMP-binding protein, giving the protein MPDPLHASSPACAQTLRALSRHPDRTAFAWPGGSLSYQGTIDLIGRIQSVFMRLGLQPGARVAFLTANRADTWCAGVAAQLARLCITWLHPLGSLEDQLFQLEDSEAEMLVVDAAAFRDRGGELAARAGRLKAIFTMGPAGYGVDLLAAIENGGHASAQCLAGPDDLATLNYTGGTTGKSKGALRYHRENAGAAGAILADFEIPEAARYLTVAPISHVAGTKVLPTLMRGGTVHMLKGFDPEAVLATIARERINFTLFVPTMIYVLLDQPALNKTDLSSLELVLYGASAMSPSRLVEGIERIGPVFSQLYGQTECYPVSVLRKADHDPRRPELFLSCGFPIAACEVRILDDDDQEVKTGEAGEICVRAPHVMAEYWKRPDITAETLRNGWVHTGDIARQDERGYMFILDRKKDMIVSGGFNIFPREVEDVLSQHADVAMVAVVGIPDEKWGEAVTAVVVPREGARPDPDELINLVKARKGSAHAPKQIQFVKQLPMTGVGKVDKKVLRAGFWSGRDRMVG; this is encoded by the coding sequence ATGCCCGATCCGCTCCACGCATCGTCCCCGGCTTGTGCGCAGACGCTACGGGCGCTGTCGCGCCATCCCGATCGCACCGCTTTTGCCTGGCCCGGGGGATCGCTGAGCTATCAGGGCACGATCGACCTGATCGGACGTATCCAGAGCGTGTTCATGCGGCTCGGCCTGCAGCCCGGCGCGCGCGTCGCCTTCCTCACCGCGAACCGCGCCGACACCTGGTGCGCCGGTGTCGCGGCGCAACTGGCCCGGCTCTGCATCACCTGGCTGCATCCGCTGGGGTCGCTCGAGGACCAGCTGTTTCAGCTCGAGGATTCCGAAGCCGAGATGCTGGTGGTCGATGCCGCCGCCTTCCGCGACCGCGGCGGCGAGCTCGCCGCGAGAGCCGGCCGGCTCAAGGCGATCTTCACCATGGGGCCGGCCGGCTACGGCGTCGACCTGTTGGCGGCGATCGAGAATGGGGGACATGCCAGCGCGCAGTGCCTCGCCGGCCCCGACGATCTCGCGACGCTGAACTACACCGGCGGCACCACCGGCAAATCCAAGGGCGCGCTGCGCTATCATCGCGAAAATGCCGGCGCCGCCGGCGCGATCCTCGCCGATTTCGAGATTCCCGAGGCCGCGCGCTATCTCACGGTCGCGCCGATCAGTCACGTCGCAGGCACGAAGGTGCTGCCGACATTGATGCGCGGCGGCACCGTGCACATGCTGAAAGGTTTCGATCCCGAAGCCGTGCTGGCCACGATCGCGCGCGAGCGCATTAACTTCACGCTGTTCGTGCCGACCATGATCTACGTGCTGCTCGATCAGCCCGCGCTGAACAAGACGGATCTCTCCTCGCTCGAGCTGGTGCTCTATGGCGCCTCCGCGATGTCGCCGAGCCGGCTGGTCGAAGGAATCGAACGCATCGGGCCGGTGTTCTCGCAGCTTTACGGCCAGACCGAATGTTATCCCGTCTCGGTGCTGCGCAAGGCGGACCACGATCCCAGGAGGCCCGAGCTGTTCCTGTCCTGCGGCTTTCCGATCGCGGCCTGCGAGGTCAGGATCCTCGACGACGACGACCAGGAGGTGAAGACGGGCGAGGCCGGCGAGATCTGCGTGCGCGCCCCGCACGTGATGGCGGAGTACTGGAAGCGGCCCGACATCACCGCCGAGACGCTTAGGAACGGTTGGGTCCACACCGGCGACATCGCGCGCCAGGACGAGCGCGGCTACATGTTCATCCTCGACCGCAAGAAGGACATGATCGTCTCCGGCGGCTTCAACATCTTCCCGCGCGAGGTCGAGGACGTGCTGTCGCAACATGCCGACGTCGCGATGGTCGCCGTCGTCGGCATTCCCGACGAGAAATGGGGCGAGGCCGTCACAGCCGTCGTCGTGCCGCGCGAGGGCGCCAGGCCCGATCCGGACGAACTGATCAACCTCGTGAAGGCACGGAAAGGCTCGGCGCATGCACCAAAGCAGATTCAGTTCGTCAAACAGCTGCCGATGACCGGCGTCGGCAAGGTCGACAAGAAGGTACTGCGTGCGGGCTTCTGGAGCGGACGGGACCGGATGGTGGGGTAA
- a CDS encoding NAD(P)H-dependent flavin oxidoreductase, translating to MPSDRLQRFGDRLALPLIAAPMFLVSGVELMVAACRSGVIGSFPTANCRGTEQLEDWLTEIETRLRQHEEQTGREAAPLCPNLIVHRSNARLAQDLAVLLRHKPEIVITSVGSPAPVLKPLHDAGALVLADVASIRHAERAAEAGADGLVLLTAGAGGQTGWLNPFAFVRAVRAFYDGIIVLAGGISDGRALRAAEVLGCDLAYMGTKFIATRESMADDRYKRMLVESSADDILLTTAFTGLQTSMLRPSILAAGLDPEDLPAHGAIDIAEDIDVAARESRPKRWRDIWSGGHSTSGVTEVLAASDLVARIVAEYREAAGQ from the coding sequence TTGCCATCGGATCGACTGCAACGTTTCGGCGATCGTCTCGCTCTGCCGCTGATCGCGGCGCCGATGTTCCTGGTCTCGGGCGTCGAGCTGATGGTCGCGGCCTGCCGGAGCGGCGTGATCGGCAGCTTTCCCACAGCGAATTGCCGTGGCACGGAACAACTCGAAGACTGGCTCACCGAAATCGAGACGAGGTTGCGGCAGCATGAGGAGCAAACCGGACGCGAGGCCGCGCCGCTCTGCCCCAACCTGATCGTGCATCGCTCCAACGCGCGGCTCGCGCAGGATCTCGCCGTGCTGCTGCGGCACAAGCCGGAGATCGTCATCACCTCGGTCGGCTCGCCCGCGCCGGTGCTGAAGCCGCTGCACGATGCCGGCGCATTGGTGCTGGCCGATGTCGCTTCGATCCGCCACGCCGAACGCGCGGCCGAAGCAGGTGCCGACGGGTTGGTACTGCTGACCGCCGGCGCCGGCGGCCAGACCGGCTGGCTCAATCCATTCGCCTTCGTCCGCGCAGTCCGCGCATTCTATGACGGCATCATCGTGCTCGCCGGCGGCATCAGCGACGGCCGCGCGCTGCGTGCTGCCGAAGTGCTCGGCTGTGATCTCGCTTATATGGGCACCAAGTTCATCGCGACCCGCGAGAGCATGGCGGACGACCGCTACAAGCGGATGCTGGTCGAGAGCAGCGCCGACGACATCCTGCTCACCACCGCGTTCACCGGACTTCAGACCAGCATGCTGAGGCCGTCGATCCTGGCCGCAGGCCTTGATCCCGAGGACCTGCCGGCGCATGGAGCGATCGACATCGCTGAGGATATCGACGTTGCCGCGCGCGAAAGCCGGCCGAAGCGCTGGCGGGACATCTGGAGCGGCGGGCACTCGACCTCCGGTGTCACTGAGGTGCTCGCCGCCAGCGATCTCGTCGCCCGGATAGTTGCCGAATATCGCGAGGCCGCCGGGCAGTAG
- a CDS encoding alpha/beta fold hydrolase yields the protein MDTRVRHRRVQVGPVDTFYREAGPEGAPVILLPHGYPCSSYEFRNLMPRLADKWRLIAPDYPAFGYSGTPDDFDYSFDGYATWLDQFVTRLKVERFVIYLHDFGSPIGARLAIMRPERVVAQIIQNGDIPYEDALGPKYADIEKTWSLPDQQMRAAMREAVTEDNFRDEFLNDVRADLVRLIAPDLWQLHWSLMTERRKDAIADVLFDLKANRQWFPEHRRYLRQHKPPTLIVWGPQDHYMPEASAKAYLRDLPDAELNLLDGGHWLLETNLDEVVSLMRSFLERIGS from the coding sequence ATGGACACACGCGTCAGACATCGCAGGGTTCAGGTCGGACCGGTGGACACGTTCTACCGGGAAGCAGGACCAGAAGGCGCGCCCGTCATTCTCCTGCCGCACGGCTATCCCTGTTCATCCTACGAATTCCGCAATTTGATGCCGAGGCTGGCCGACAAATGGCGGCTGATTGCGCCTGACTATCCCGCCTTCGGCTATAGCGGGACGCCTGATGACTTCGACTATAGCTTCGACGGCTATGCCACCTGGCTCGACCAGTTCGTGACGCGGCTGAAGGTCGAGCGCTTCGTGATCTACCTTCATGATTTCGGCTCACCGATCGGCGCTAGACTCGCGATCATGCGGCCCGAGCGTGTGGTGGCCCAGATCATTCAGAACGGCGACATACCTTACGAAGATGCGCTCGGCCCGAAATACGCCGACATCGAGAAGACCTGGTCGCTGCCCGATCAACAGATGCGTGCTGCGATGAGGGAGGCCGTCACCGAAGACAATTTCCGCGACGAATTCCTCAACGACGTGCGTGCGGATTTGGTTCGTCTCATCGCGCCGGACCTTTGGCAATTGCACTGGTCGCTGATGACCGAGCGAAGGAAGGATGCCATCGCCGACGTTCTGTTCGACCTCAAGGCGAACCGCCAATGGTTTCCCGAACACCGCCGCTATCTCCGGCAGCACAAGCCGCCGACATTGATCGTGTGGGGTCCGCAGGATCACTACATGCCCGAAGCGTCGGCGAAGGCCTATCTGCGCGACCTGCCGGATGCCGAACTGAATCTCCTGGATGGCGGCCATTGGCTGCTTGAGACCAACCTCGATGAGGTCGTTTCGCTGATGCGATCATTCCTCGAACGGATCGGATCCTGA
- a CDS encoding VOC family protein, with protein MIHHVSVGTNDVQRAKRFYDAVLPIVGIVPMAEDEGGLGYGSGTFHFSVQVPIDGQPATVGNGSHIAFAVENRAMVDRFHASALKHGGSDDGAPGLRSNYDPNYYGAFVRDPDGHKIEAVTYSAK; from the coding sequence GTGATCCATCATGTCTCGGTCGGGACGAATGATGTTCAACGCGCGAAGCGCTTCTACGATGCCGTCTTGCCCATCGTCGGCATTGTGCCGATGGCCGAGGACGAGGGCGGACTGGGCTACGGAAGCGGCACGTTTCACTTCAGCGTTCAGGTTCCGATTGATGGACAACCCGCGACCGTGGGCAACGGCAGTCATATCGCCTTTGCCGTCGAGAACCGCGCGATGGTCGATCGTTTTCACGCGTCAGCATTGAAGCATGGTGGCAGCGATGATGGGGCGCCGGGGCTGCGGTCGAATTACGACCCCAATTACTATGGGGCGTTTGTCCGCGATCCCGACGGTCACAAGATCGAGGCGGTGACCTACTCGGCTAAATAG
- a CDS encoding arginase family protein has translation MPTIPHAIIEAPSTLGLATDGVERLPEQLLNLGLAERIGARRAGRLLVPPKDPVPDPETGTLNARAIAAWSPKLADALEAVLGAGEFPVVLGGDCTILLGAMLAFRRRGRYGLFFIDGNADFFQPEAEPNGEGASMDLAFATGHGPPLLTDIEGRGPLVRPEDVVAFAYRDHRDQEEYGSQPLPDELKALDLPAVRARGVEAAAREAVDHLTRAELDGFFIHVDADCLDDAIMPAVDFRVPGGLSWDELTTALRIALASGKAVGLEITIYNPHLDKDGSAGRGLADVLAAALGSAAA, from the coding sequence ATGCCGACCATTCCCCATGCAATCATCGAAGCGCCTTCCACGTTGGGCCTGGCGACCGACGGCGTGGAGCGCCTGCCCGAGCAACTCCTGAACCTTGGTCTTGCGGAGCGGATCGGTGCGCGCCGTGCCGGGCGGCTGCTGGTGCCTCCGAAGGACCCTGTGCCCGATCCCGAGACCGGCACATTGAACGCGAGGGCGATTGCGGCGTGGTCGCCCAAGCTCGCCGACGCGTTGGAAGCGGTGCTTGGCGCGGGCGAGTTTCCGGTGGTACTGGGTGGCGATTGCACGATCCTGCTGGGCGCGATGCTCGCGTTTCGGCGGCGTGGCCGCTACGGCCTGTTCTTCATCGACGGCAATGCCGATTTCTTCCAGCCCGAGGCGGAGCCCAATGGTGAGGGTGCTTCGATGGACCTCGCCTTCGCGACCGGCCACGGTCCGCCGCTTCTGACCGACATCGAAGGCCGCGGCCCCCTGGTACGCCCTGAAGACGTTGTCGCGTTCGCCTATCGCGATCACCGGGATCAGGAGGAGTACGGAAGCCAGCCGCTTCCCGACGAGCTCAAGGCGCTTGACCTCCCCGCTGTGCGCGCGAGGGGCGTCGAGGCCGCTGCACGCGAAGCGGTCGATCACCTCACGCGAGCCGAACTGGACGGCTTCTTCATCCATGTCGATGCCGACTGTCTCGACGACGCCATCATGCCGGCCGTCGACTTTCGCGTGCCGGGCGGGTTGTCGTGGGACGAGTTGACGACCGCGTTGCGGATTGCGCTGGCGAGTGGCAAGGCGGTCGGCCTCGAGATCACCATCTACAATCCGCACCTGGACAAAGACGGCAGCGCCGGCCGCGGCCTGGCCGATGTGCTCGCGGCAGCGCTCGGATCTGCGGCAGCTTGA